A single window of Rana temporaria chromosome 1, aRanTem1.1, whole genome shotgun sequence DNA harbors:
- the LOC120939395 gene encoding uncharacterized protein LOC120939395 — protein MDSYTVLYLMLGLVQLKLLLEQTTQRRKKRPNRRYWVHPTVSRRLTKGHFHTLYHELRRYPQKFYDYAHMRVSTFDALLEILRPRLMRARTNMRLPVSAEERLLVTLRFLATGESFSALHFQFLLGKVTIHTIVHDTCDAIWILLKDAVMPEPTEERWIEISKDFEKNSNFPHCIGALDSKLIRIQMPPNSSSKFCNYKKYFSVLLMAIADSNYNFVAIDVGTYGSSTDSQVFRNSAMGKRIMDGRFHIPSPRPLEENGDVFPYVIVADDAFSLSTSIMKPYPKRGLDVKRKVFNYRLTRARRFVECTFGILTNKWRVFRGAIQMNPNNIDTIVKSACVLHNFVCQKEGGYNFDDSLTHDLEDVSWPSVRSTNEACNLREKFANYFMSPAGELPSQYSKI, from the exons ATGGATTCCTATACAGTCCTCTACCTGATGTTAGGTTTGGTGCAACTGAAGCTGCTTTTGGAGCAAACAACCCAGCGGAGGAAAAAGAGGCCAAATCGTAGGTACTGGGTGCATCCCACTGTCTCCCGTCGACTTACCAAAGGTCACTTTCATACCCTGTACCATGAGCTACGCAGGTACCCACAGAAGTTCTATGATTATGCTCACATGAGAGTGTCAACCTTTGATGCTTTGCTGGAAATACTGAGACCGCGCTTAATGCGAGCAAGAACCAATATGAGGCTTCCAGTTTCTGCAGAAGAGCGTCTGCTGGTGACACTGCG GTTTTTGGCAACAGGGGAATCTTTCTCCGCCTTGCATTTCCAGTTCCTATTAGGCAAAGTCACAATACATACTATTGTGCATGATACATGTGATGCTATTTGGATTCTTCTGAAGGATGCTGTAATGCCAGAGCCCACTGAGGAAAGATGGATAGAAATCAGCAAGGATTTTGAAAAGAACAGCAACTTTCCACACTGTATTGGAGCATTGGACAGCAAGCTTATTCGGATTCAAATGCCCCCAAATAGTAGCTCCAAATTctgcaattataaaaaatatttttctgttttgctgatGGCTATTGCTGATAGCAATTACAATTTTGTTGCCATTGATGTTGGGACGTATGGAAGCTCTACTGACTCTCAGGTTTTCCGAAACTCTGCTATGGGAAAGAGGATTATGGATGGAAGATTTCATATTCCCAGTCCCAGGCCTTTGGAGGAAAATGGAGATGTCTTTCCTTATGTAATAGTGGCAGATGATGCATTTTCACTGTCTACCTCCATCATGAAGCCTTATCCCAAGCGGGGTCTGGATgttaaaagaaaagtttttaattATAGGCTAACTCGAGCTCGACGTTTTGTGGAGTGTACCTTTGGTATACTAACCAATAAATGGAGGGTGTTTAGAGGTGCAATTCAAATGAACCCCAACAATATTGATACAATTGTCAAAAGTGCATGCGTTCTCCATAATTTTGTGTGTCAAAAAGAGGGGGGATATAACTTTGACGATTCCCTTACCCATGATTTAGAGGATGTTTCCTGGCCCTCTGTTCGAAGTACCAATGAAGCATGCAATCTTCGGGAGAAATTTGCCAATTACTTTATGTCACCTGCTGGAGAGCTTCCGTCGCAGTATTCCAAAATTTAA